The Streptomyces achromogenes DNA segment CCTTCCTGGCCGCGGCGGCACGGTTCGCCCCCATCGACGCGGGCGGCGCCGTCGGGAGATGAAGCCGTCCGGCTCCCACGCGACACCTGCCCTCGGTGCCTCCGTGCCTGTGTAGCTGCTGTCTCCGTGCCTGTGTTCCTCCGTTCCTCCGTTCCTCCGTTCCTCCGTTCCGGTGACTTCATCCGCTGGTTTTCAACTTCTGGTTGACAACTACTGGTTGAAGTTGCCAGGCTCCTCCCATGACCGATCATGCGGAGGGGCCGGACGCCCTGGATCGTGCCGAAGACCCCGACCATGCCCGTGCCCGCCGGGAGCATGTCGCGCTGCGGCACGTGGTCGAGCGGCTGGCCGACGCCGAGCGGCCGGGGCCGACCGACCCGGCGGCTCGCCTCACCGCTCAGGAGGCCGTCCATCTCATCGCCTCCTGGGCCGCCGGCGGCGGGCGTTTTGCCGACGCGCCCGAGATGGACAGGACCGACATCATGGCGGCCCTGACGTTGCTCCCGCGCGCCCGCGCCGACTTGGACGTACTGGAGGCGAGCCTGCTGTTCGTCGCCCGGGACATCGGCCTGACCTGGCAGGACATCGCCTACGGCCTCGGCCTGCGGTCCCCGCAGGCGGCGCAGAAGCGGGCCGGACGCGGCACCCAGAGCCCGGGCCCGACCCCACCGTTACGGCCACAGACCCCAGCCGCAAGCGACCCCAAGGGTGAATGTGAGCACTGAACTCGCGGTCGAGACCGTCGGCATGGTGAAGTCCTTCGGGACCACCAAGGCCGTCGACGGCCTCGACCTGTCCGTCCCGGCCGGCGCCGTCTACGGAGTCCTCGGACCCAACGGCGCCGGCAAGACCACGACCCTGCGCATCCTGGCGACACTGCTCGCACCCGACGCGGGCAGCGCCCGGGTCTTCGGTCACGACGTCGTCCGCGAAGCGAACCGCGTACGGGAACGAGTCAGCCTCACCGGCCAGTTCGCCAGCGTCGACAACGACCTCACGGGCATGGAGAACCTGTTGCTGCTCGCGCGGCTGCACGGATACCGCGCCACGGCCGCCCGGGAGCGCGCACGCGACCTGCTGGAGGCGTTCGACCTGGTCGAGGCCGCCGACCGCCCGGCCCGCGGCTACTCCGGCGGAATGCGCCGCCGGCTGGACGTGGCCGCCGGGCTCATCGTCCGGCCTCAGCTGATGTTCCTCGACGAGCCGACCACGGGACTCGACCCCCGCAGCCGTAACGAGGTCTGGGCCATCATCCGGGCGACCGTCGAGCGCGGCACGACCGTGCTGCTCACCACCCAGTACCTGGAAGAGGCCGACCAGCTCGCGCAGCGCGTCGCGGTCATCGACCACGGCAAGCTGGTCGCCGAGGGCACCCCCGGCGAGCTGAAGTCCTCGGTGGGCCGCGGCTCACTGCGCGTCGAACTGACGGACCCCGACGATCTGCCGGAGGCGAGCCGCATCCTCGTCGGTGCTCTGGGTGTGCCGGCCGAGACCACCGGCCCGGCCCAACTCACCGCGCGGGGCACCGATCCCCGGAGCGTGGCGCACGCCCTGGGCGAACTCACCCGCACCATCGAGGTCGACGACTTCGCCATGGACCGCCCGAGCCTGGACGAGGTGTTCCTCGCGCTGACCGGGCGGCCCCCGACCTCCGAGGTGCCCGCCGCCCGCAAGCCGGGCCGCAAGTCCGGCCGCAAGCCCGCCACGAACGAGGAGAGCCGATGACGACCGCCGCGCGCCCGATCGAGGCGGAGGAGAGGCTGCTCAGGGTCCTCGGCGAGGACACCCGCCCCCAGCAGCGGCCCGGGGCGCTGTCCACGTCGCTCACGATGGGCTGGCGGGCGCTGGTGAAGATCAAGCGCTCGCCGGGACAGCTGTTCAACGCGACCATCACCCCCGTGATGTTCACGCTGATCTTCACCTACCTCTTCGGCGGCGCGATCTCCGGCAGCAGCCGCGAGTACCTGCAGTTCCTGCTGCCCGGCATCCTCGTGCAGGGCGTGCTGTTCATCTCCACACAGACCGGTGTGGCCCTCACCACCGACCTCCAACAGGGCATCTTCGACCGCTTCAAGTCGATGCCGATCTGGCGGCCGTCCCCGCTGACCGGCGCCCTGATCGGCGACGTGGTGCGCTATCTGATCTCGTCGGCCGTCGTGGTCGCCGTCGGGCTCGCCCTGGGCTTCCGGCCCGACGGCGGAGTGCTCGGCGTCACCGGCGGCGTGCTCCTCGCCGTCCTCTTCGGCTTCTGCGTCTCATGGATCTGGACGTTCCTCGGCCTGGTGCTGCGCACCCCGCAGGGTGTCTCCGCGCTCGGCATGCTGCTGCTGTCGCTCCTGACCTTCGCCAGCAACATCTTCGCCGAGCCGACCACCATGCCCGGCTGGCTGGAGGCGTTCGTCGACATCAACCCCATCGGGTACGTGGTCACCGCGAGCCGCTCCCTCATGAACGGGGACGGCACGGCCGACCTCGCTCCCGCCCTCGTCTCCTGCGCGGTGCTGCTGATCCTGTTCGTGCCGCTCAGCCTGCTGCGCTACAACAAGAGCGAATAAAGGAGCGGGCTGTAATTCAGCCCGTCAAACGGCGTTCCCCTCGTAATTTTTGAACGTTTGCCGCCGGTGGAGACCGTGGATAGCATCGTCCCCACCGCACCGGAAATCGTCCGAATTTTATTGGGGGAGCGCCGTGCTCAACAGTGAGAATTCCCGGGTCGACGTCCCCGAGATCGCGATGGTCGACCCCGAGGTACTCAGCGATCCGATTTCCGCCTATGGGAGGGCGAGGGAGCAGACCCCCATAGTGCGCCTCATGGCGCCCGGATTCGGTTCGATATGGGCGGTCACCCGCCACAGCGACGCCAAGGCCATGCTGAGCGACCCGCGCCTCGCCATGACCGCCGACAGCTGGAACCAGCGGATCCCGGACGACGTACGTCCCTACATGCTGACCATGTCGCACATGGACGGCGTCGACCACGGCCGGCTGCGCAAGCTCGCCGTACGGGCCTTCACCGCCCGTCGCGCCGCAGCCCGCCGCGACATGATCCGGCAGAGCGCCGACCGGCTCCTCGACGCCCTGCCCGGTCTCGCCGAAGAGGGCTCCGTCGACCTCCTGAAACACTTCGCCCAGCCGTTGCCCACCTTCGTGGTCGGCGACGTCATGGGCATCCCCGAGGCGGACCGGCCACTGTGGCGCGCCTACGTCGCCCGGATCAGCTCCGGAGGCCAGAGTTACGACGAGGCCCTGCGCGATGCCATCGAGGGCGCCAAGCGGGTCATCGAACTGCGGCGCGAAGAGCCCGGCGACGACCTGGTCTCCGACCTTCTGCGGGCCCAGGCCGAGGACGCGGACCGGATCAGCGACACCGAGCTGGTCACCATGGTGTGGCACACGGTCTTCGCAGGTCAGGACAATCTCGCCAACTTCATCGCCAACTCCGTGGTGGCCCTCCTCTCCCATCCGGAACAGCTCGCCGCCCTGCGCGCCGACCCGTCCCTGATGCCCCGGGCCGTTGAGGAGCTGATGCGGTGGCGGCCCCCGCTCCTGCTGACCGCCATCCGCTACGTCCTGGAGGACTTCGAGCTCTGCGGCGCGCGGGTGCGCGCCGGGGACTCCGTGGTGGCGGTGATCGCCTCCGCCAACCGCGACCCCCGCGTCTTCGACGACCCCGACACCCTCGACATCACCCGGCCCGCCGGCGCCGCGGTCCACTTCGGCTTCGGCCACGGAGCGCACTACTGCATCGGCGCCTCCCTGGCCGCCGTCGAGGCGGAGGTGGCGCTCGAGGCCCTGCTGAGCCGCTTCCCCGACGTCGCGCTCGCCGTCCCGCCCGAGGAGGTGCCGCGGCTGCCCAACCCCGGCAGCTGGCACCTCACCGCGCTCCCGGTCACCCTCTGAACCCTCCGAGTCCTCCGAGTCCTCCGAGTCCTTCGCGTCCTTCGCGGGAATCGGCTTGCGAAATGACTCGAGGAAGCACGCGGCCCCGATGACGAAATTCCCGGGTGTTCGAGTGCTTCATTGACGGCAGTCGGGTCGAACCATAGATTGACGACTGCCCGAATTTCCCGCCTCCCGAAAAGCAATTGATTGCAGCACTCCCGAGATATTCGAGAGTGCGGGGAGGTGCCGTGGAAAAGCGGACCATGCGGGGAGGTGAACCGATATGCGTTACCTGCACTGAAAGCAGAGATGAGAACGTACGGCCGTAGCCCGGCATGGTCAGACCAGCCGGGCTACGGCACCGTTGACGGGGGTTGCGCATGGCACGGCCCGCAGACACCGACACAGCAGACCTCGGCATACCCGAACTGATCGCACGCGCCGATGAGTTCATCCGGCTGTACAGCTCGGAGAACGCCGTCGACCGCCCGCCGGCCGACCGCATGGCCGAGATCCGCCGCGAGATCCGCCAGAGCGGCACCTACGTGCACACCGCCGGCGAACTGGCCTTCGGCGCCAAGGTCGCCTGGCGCAACAGCAGGCGCTGCATCGGCCGCCTGTACTGGCCCGGCCTCGTCGTACGCGACCTGCGACACCTGCGGACGGCCGAGGACATCCACCGCGCGTGCGTCGAACACCTGCGGCTGGCCTTCAACGGCGGCCGGATCCGCCCCACGATCAGCGTGTTCGCGGCCGACGGACCCGACGGCACGGGACCGCGCATCCACAACCCGCAGCTCATCCGCTACGCCGGCTACCGCGGCCCGGGCGGCCGCGTCACCGGCGACCCCGCCTCCGCCGACCTCACCGACCGCGTCCGCGCCCTCGGCTGGCCGGGCGGCCCGGGCACCCGCTTCGACGTCCTGCCGCTGCTCGTCGAGGAGCCGGGCAGCGCGGCCCGGCTCTTCGACCTCCCGCCCGACGCCGTGCGGGAGGTCCCGCTGCGCCACCCCGACCACGACTGGTTCGCCGACCTAGGCCTGCGCTGGTACGCGCTGCCCGTCATCTCCGACATGGCGCTGGAGATCGGCGGCGTACGGTACGGCGCCGCCCCCTTCAACGGCTGGTACATGGGCACGGAGATCGGCGCCCGCAACCTCGTCGACACCCAGCGCTACGACCTGCTGCCCGAGATCGCCGACCGGCTGGGCCTGGACCGCACCAGTGACAGGACGCTGTGGAAGGACCGGGCGCTGGTCGAGCTGAACGTGGCGGTGCTCTGGTCGTTCGAGCGGGACGGCATCACCATCACCGACCACCACACCGAGTCGGAGCGGTTCCTGCGCCACCTGCGCCGCGAGGAGAAGGCCGGCCGCACCGTGCCCGCCGACTGGTCCTGGATCGTGCCCCCTCTCTCGGGCGGCGTGACCCCCGTCTTCCACCGCTACTACGACGACCACGAGTCGTCGCCCTCGTTCCTGCAAGCACCGGCCCCCGGCCGCTGCCCGGTCACCGGACACGCTCCGACGGCCGCCGGCGAGGCCCACGGACCGGACCCAGAGCCGCCCGTCAGCGTCGGCGCCAACACCGGAGACAGCCGTGACCGTATCGCCCGCCCCTGAGGCCACCGACCCCCTGTTCAGCCCCCTCGACCCCGCGGTGCTCGCCGACCCCTACCCGGTCTACCGGCGGCTGCGCGAAGCCCGGCCGGTCTACTGGCACGCGGGCATCGACTCCTGGCTGATGACCCGGCACGCCGACTGCACGGCGATCCTGCGCGACTCCGCCCGGTTCAGCACCGACTTCCGGAAGATCGGCATCCCGACCCCGCCGACCCTGCTCAGCCTGCAGACCCTCGACCCCCCCGACCAGACCCCGCTGCGCCACCTCGCCCTCGACGCGGTACGCGCGCAGGACCTCGACGCGCTGCGCAAGGAACTCGGCGCGTTCGCCGACCGGTTGCTCGACGAGCTGGCGGGCCGGCCGTCCTTCGACTTCATCCACGACTACGCCGACGTGTTCACCCTGCGGGCCATCACCCGGTTCATCGGCGTCGAACCACCCGAGACCGACGAGGCGTTCGCCCGCTTCAACGACGACCTCGACCACAGCATGGACGCGCAGCTCGACCCCGACGCGGAGGAACCCGGACTGCGCGCCCGCGCCCACTTCAACGACCTGGTCCGCACCTGGCTCGCCGCCCCCGGCCCGCACGGTGTCCTGCCGGAGGTGGTGCGCCGCCTGCCCGGTTCCGGCGTCGAGGCCGACGACGTACTGGTCAATTCCGTACGCGCCTTCTTCCACGCGGGGTTCGAGGTGCCCAGCCGCTTCCTCGGCAACGCCCTCGCGGCCCTGCTGGCCACGCCCGGCGCGTGGGAGTCCCTGGTACACGGCGACATCGGCCTCGACACCGCCGTCGAGGAACTGATCCGGTACGTGGGCCCGGTGCAGGCACTGGCCCGTGCCTGCACCGAGGACACCGAGCTGGGCGGGGTCACCGTCAGGAGCGGGCAGGTGGTGACCGCGCTGATCGGCGCTGCCAACCGCGACCCCGCACAGTTCCCCGACCCCGAGACGCTGCGACTGGACCGCAACCCCAACAACCACCTGGGCTTCGGCCGAGGCGCGCATTCC contains these protein-coding regions:
- a CDS encoding DNA-binding protein, with product MTDHAEGPDALDRAEDPDHARARREHVALRHVVERLADAERPGPTDPAARLTAQEAVHLIASWAAGGGRFADAPEMDRTDIMAALTLLPRARADLDVLEASLLFVARDIGLTWQDIAYGLGLRSPQAAQKRAGRGTQSPGPTPPLRPQTPAASDPKGECEH
- a CDS encoding ATP-binding cassette domain-containing protein → MSTELAVETVGMVKSFGTTKAVDGLDLSVPAGAVYGVLGPNGAGKTTTLRILATLLAPDAGSARVFGHDVVREANRVRERVSLTGQFASVDNDLTGMENLLLLARLHGYRATAARERARDLLEAFDLVEAADRPARGYSGGMRRRLDVAAGLIVRPQLMFLDEPTTGLDPRSRNEVWAIIRATVERGTTVLLTTQYLEEADQLAQRVAVIDHGKLVAEGTPGELKSSVGRGSLRVELTDPDDLPEASRILVGALGVPAETTGPAQLTARGTDPRSVAHALGELTRTIEVDDFAMDRPSLDEVFLALTGRPPTSEVPAARKPGRKSGRKPATNEESR
- a CDS encoding ABC transporter permease, whose product is MTTAARPIEAEERLLRVLGEDTRPQQRPGALSTSLTMGWRALVKIKRSPGQLFNATITPVMFTLIFTYLFGGAISGSSREYLQFLLPGILVQGVLFISTQTGVALTTDLQQGIFDRFKSMPIWRPSPLTGALIGDVVRYLISSAVVVAVGLALGFRPDGGVLGVTGGVLLAVLFGFCVSWIWTFLGLVLRTPQGVSALGMLLLSLLTFASNIFAEPTTMPGWLEAFVDINPIGYVVTASRSLMNGDGTADLAPALVSCAVLLILFVPLSLLRYNKSE
- a CDS encoding cytochrome P450, yielding MAPGFGSIWAVTRHSDAKAMLSDPRLAMTADSWNQRIPDDVRPYMLTMSHMDGVDHGRLRKLAVRAFTARRAAARRDMIRQSADRLLDALPGLAEEGSVDLLKHFAQPLPTFVVGDVMGIPEADRPLWRAYVARISSGGQSYDEALRDAIEGAKRVIELRREEPGDDLVSDLLRAQAEDADRISDTELVTMVWHTVFAGQDNLANFIANSVVALLSHPEQLAALRADPSLMPRAVEELMRWRPPLLLTAIRYVLEDFELCGARVRAGDSVVAVIASANRDPRVFDDPDTLDITRPAGAAVHFGFGHGAHYCIGASLAAVEAEVALEALLSRFPDVALAVPPEEVPRLPNPGSWHLTALPVTL
- a CDS encoding nitric oxide synthase oxygenase, whose translation is MARPADTDTADLGIPELIARADEFIRLYSSENAVDRPPADRMAEIRREIRQSGTYVHTAGELAFGAKVAWRNSRRCIGRLYWPGLVVRDLRHLRTAEDIHRACVEHLRLAFNGGRIRPTISVFAADGPDGTGPRIHNPQLIRYAGYRGPGGRVTGDPASADLTDRVRALGWPGGPGTRFDVLPLLVEEPGSAARLFDLPPDAVREVPLRHPDHDWFADLGLRWYALPVISDMALEIGGVRYGAAPFNGWYMGTEIGARNLVDTQRYDLLPEIADRLGLDRTSDRTLWKDRALVELNVAVLWSFERDGITITDHHTESERFLRHLRREEKAGRTVPADWSWIVPPLSGGVTPVFHRYYDDHESSPSFLQAPAPGRCPVTGHAPTAAGEAHGPDPEPPVSVGANTGDSRDRIARP
- a CDS encoding cytochrome P450, encoding MTVSPAPEATDPLFSPLDPAVLADPYPVYRRLREARPVYWHAGIDSWLMTRHADCTAILRDSARFSTDFRKIGIPTPPTLLSLQTLDPPDQTPLRHLALDAVRAQDLDALRKELGAFADRLLDELAGRPSFDFIHDYADVFTLRAITRFIGVEPPETDEAFARFNDDLDHSMDAQLDPDAEEPGLRARAHFNDLVRTWLAAPGPHGVLPEVVRRLPGSGVEADDVLVNSVRAFFHAGFEVPSRFLGNALAALLATPGAWESLVHGDIGLDTAVEELIRYVGPVQALARACTEDTELGGVTVRSGQVVTALIGAANRDPAQFPDPETLRLDRNPNNHLGFGRGAHSCLGLNLARIEAHVTLGALLRHPGVHAAGEPVVRPNGTLRGLSRLPLALG